A genome region from Fervidobacterium changbaicum includes the following:
- a CDS encoding transketolase, whose amino-acid sequence MRKTLEELKKLSIQCRGDILKMTYVANSGHPGGSMSSIDMLLALYSFANVDPKDPWNEDRDRIVVSHGHISPGVYSTLAAYGYVNRDEVIAGFRHPASIFEGHITRGIPGVEWTTGNLGQGLSAGVGFALAAKYKKKNYHVYVVMSDGESAKGQVQEARRTARKYKLDNLTVLVDYNDIQISGHAHEIMYVDIKSEFEAAGWKTIEINGHDFEQILAALKIARDDGYPTAIIAHTVIGKGVDFMEDKPDYHGKALSKEELERALAQLGVENDVEKYIEMRKKLPVKAHEKVKLTYDVRLDTGKVRVYDKPTDNRSALGRAIADLAVVNDNVVAVDCDLKGSVKLDFLDKERPDRIVEVGVQEHNAAALAGAMSADGIVTFFADFGVFGVDETFNQHRLNAINNTNLKVVVTHCGIDVGEDGKTHHALNYIGAPLAWYGFKVIVPADPNQTDRVVRYIAKEYGNFVVAVGRSKLEPIRKENGSLYFDENYEFEYGKMDILRDGTDGAIYAIGSAVPYALKAYEILKSKGLNFAVINVSCPYALDEEVLKKYSNFIVTVEDHNVLNGLGSLIAQKLFEMRIIPAQFIKLGLSEFPVSGDAKLLFEIYGLSGEKIAETILSNLR is encoded by the coding sequence GTGCGCAAGACGCTTGAGGAGCTTAAAAAACTGAGTATCCAGTGTCGTGGAGATATACTGAAAATGACTTACGTAGCAAACTCAGGACATCCGGGTGGTTCGATGTCCTCTATCGATATGCTCTTGGCCCTCTACTCATTTGCCAACGTTGATCCAAAAGATCCTTGGAATGAAGATAGAGACAGGATTGTAGTAAGCCACGGTCATATTTCACCTGGTGTGTATTCGACGCTGGCCGCGTATGGTTATGTTAATAGAGACGAAGTGATTGCCGGTTTCAGGCATCCTGCATCGATATTTGAGGGACATATCACCCGCGGTATCCCCGGTGTCGAATGGACAACCGGTAACTTGGGTCAAGGACTGTCGGCTGGTGTTGGTTTTGCCCTTGCGGCAAAGTACAAAAAGAAGAATTACCACGTATACGTCGTCATGAGCGATGGTGAGAGTGCAAAGGGACAGGTTCAAGAGGCGAGAAGAACTGCCAGAAAGTACAAACTCGATAACTTAACAGTGTTGGTGGACTACAACGATATTCAAATCAGTGGACACGCCCATGAAATCATGTATGTCGATATAAAATCGGAGTTTGAAGCAGCCGGTTGGAAGACGATAGAGATCAACGGTCATGATTTTGAACAGATACTTGCAGCGCTTAAAATCGCAAGAGACGACGGGTATCCAACGGCGATAATTGCACACACCGTCATTGGCAAAGGTGTGGATTTCATGGAAGACAAGCCCGATTACCATGGTAAAGCGTTAAGCAAAGAAGAGCTAGAAAGGGCATTGGCTCAACTTGGTGTGGAAAATGACGTTGAAAAATACATTGAGATGCGCAAGAAACTGCCCGTCAAAGCGCATGAGAAGGTAAAATTGACCTACGATGTACGTCTGGATACAGGCAAAGTCAGAGTATATGACAAGCCAACGGACAATAGAAGCGCACTCGGTAGGGCCATAGCAGACCTTGCTGTGGTAAACGACAACGTAGTCGCTGTCGATTGCGACCTCAAAGGCTCCGTGAAGTTGGATTTCTTAGATAAAGAAAGACCTGACAGGATAGTGGAAGTGGGTGTTCAGGAACACAACGCTGCGGCGTTAGCTGGTGCGATGTCGGCAGACGGTATTGTAACGTTCTTTGCAGATTTCGGAGTCTTCGGTGTCGATGAGACGTTCAATCAGCACAGATTAAATGCCATCAACAACACTAACCTTAAAGTTGTTGTTACACACTGTGGAATCGATGTTGGTGAAGATGGAAAAACACACCACGCACTCAATTACATCGGTGCACCGCTTGCTTGGTACGGGTTTAAGGTTATCGTTCCAGCGGATCCGAATCAAACAGATAGGGTGGTTAGGTACATTGCCAAAGAGTACGGGAATTTCGTTGTAGCTGTTGGGAGAAGTAAATTGGAACCAATAAGAAAAGAAAATGGAAGCTTGTACTTTGATGAAAACTACGAATTTGAATACGGGAAAATGGATATCTTACGAGATGGGACAGATGGTGCAATATATGCCATCGGTTCCGCGGTCCCGTACGCACTTAAAGCTTACGAGATACTGAAAAGCAAAGGTCTGAATTTCGCCGTGATCAACGTCAGCTGTCCGTACGCTTTGGATGAAGAAGTGCTCAAAAAGTACTCGAATTTCATTGTCACCGTCGAAGACCACAATGTTTTGAATGGTCTTGGGAGCCTCATAGCTCAAAAGCTCTTTGAAATGCGCATAATTCCAGCTCAATTTATCAAGCTTGGACTGAGTGAATTCCCAGTTTCTGGTGATGCAAAGTTGTTATTTGAAATCTACGGACTGAGCGGTGAAAAGATTGCTGAAACGATCCTGTCAAACCTTCGATAG
- a CDS encoding LemA family protein, whose protein sequence is MKLHPAVIVLIVVLVVVLISVFWAISIYNRMVSLEQRVQESYSQIQNQLQRRADLIPNLVETVKGYAAHEKEIFEALANARAKLAGAQTPQEQATADAELSNVLSRLLVIVENYPTLKADANFRQLMDELAGTENRIAVARKDYNEAVREYNAFIKRFPNVLIANAYGFKEKQYFEAKPGAEEPPSVKF, encoded by the coding sequence TTGAAGCTACATCCTGCGGTGATAGTGCTAATAGTTGTGCTCGTCGTTGTATTGATAAGTGTTTTCTGGGCAATAAGTATATACAACAGGATGGTCTCTTTAGAACAAAGGGTACAAGAGTCTTACAGTCAGATCCAAAACCAGCTTCAAAGAAGGGCGGATTTAATACCCAACCTTGTAGAAACTGTGAAAGGTTATGCTGCGCATGAAAAAGAGATTTTTGAAGCACTTGCGAACGCGAGGGCAAAACTGGCAGGTGCTCAAACTCCGCAAGAACAAGCAACAGCTGATGCGGAACTGAGCAATGTACTTTCAAGATTGCTTGTCATTGTTGAAAATTATCCAACGCTGAAGGCTGATGCCAACTTCCGCCAGCTCATGGACGAACTTGCCGGTACGGAAAACAGAATAGCAGTTGCAAGGAAAGATTACAACGAGGCTGTTAGAGAGTACAACGCATTCATAAAAAGATTCCCGAACGTACTTATCGCAAATGCATATGGATTTAAAGAAAAGCAATATTTTGAGGCAAAGCCCGGAGCGGAAGAACCACCGAGTGTGAAATTTTAA
- the gmk gene encoding guanylate kinase, with protein sequence MESKEKDLDLKNDHAEGILFVISGPSGVGKTSIIRSVLERVERVVFSVSCTTRKQRPGEIHGIDYFFITHEEFERMIKENKFIEWAKVHDNYYGTPAEMVYDNIRKGLDVILDIDVQGALTVKKNFPGAKFVFIAPPSYDVLRERLKKRGTETEDKIQRRLETAKRELTFIPEFEYLLINEDLEESIRNLMSIIYAERLKFERVKNTTKVRQLIEEVQ encoded by the coding sequence ATGGAGAGTAAGGAGAAAGACTTGGATTTAAAAAATGACCATGCTGAAGGTATACTATTTGTAATAAGTGGGCCGAGTGGTGTTGGTAAGACAAGCATCATCAGGTCTGTTCTTGAAAGAGTTGAACGAGTTGTATTCTCTGTCTCCTGCACAACTCGAAAGCAAAGACCTGGGGAGATACATGGTATTGATTATTTTTTCATTACGCACGAAGAATTCGAAAGAATGATAAAAGAGAACAAGTTCATCGAATGGGCAAAAGTCCACGACAATTACTACGGAACACCAGCAGAGATGGTTTACGATAACATAAGAAAAGGTCTTGATGTTATACTTGATATAGATGTCCAAGGCGCTTTGACGGTTAAGAAGAATTTCCCCGGTGCCAAGTTTGTCTTTATCGCACCCCCAAGCTATGACGTTTTGAGAGAGAGACTCAAAAAAAGAGGTACAGAAACTGAAGATAAAATACAAAGAAGATTAGAGACTGCAAAAAGAGAACTCACATTCATTCCTGAATTTGAATACTTGTTAATCAATGAAGATTTAGAAGAATCGATAAGGAACTTGATGTCGATAATTTACGCAGAGAGACTGAAATTCGAAAGGGTTAAAAACACCACAAAGGTGAGACAGTTAATAGAGGAGGTGCAGTAA
- a CDS encoding DUF370 domain-containing protein encodes MFGLINIGFGNVIAGDRVIAIVNPESAPLKRLKEDAKNEGKLIDATYGRKTRSILITDSNHIILSAIQPETIAQRFIESMVEIEKQLEKIRKG; translated from the coding sequence ATGTTTGGATTGATCAACATCGGTTTCGGTAATGTTATTGCTGGTGACAGGGTTATCGCCATAGTTAATCCTGAGAGCGCGCCACTTAAGAGGTTGAAAGAAGATGCAAAGAACGAAGGGAAACTCATAGATGCAACTTATGGAAGAAAGACCAGGTCGATTCTCATAACCGACTCAAACCACATTATACTTAGTGCTATCCAGCCTGAAACGATTGCGCAAAGGTTCATAGAATCGATGGTCGAAATTGAGAAACAGCTCGAAAAGATAAGAAAGGGCTAA
- a CDS encoding phosphoribosylformylglycinamidine cyclo-ligase gives MKGINGEKKYTYSGSGVDVLRNDEFTDYIKNVVKVPEWAVKEPTGYATILNFTNPPIVLTADGVGSKLLLHIEHNRWDDAAQDLIAMNYNDIVCVGGVPKAFVDYLGVNHIDKQHYEFIEALVKKLTEYEMALVAGETAEIPSIYSDKDWDVAGFCVGVLQRRMPIETISYGDIIVGLSASGFHSNGWSLIRKILKEEKIRIEELDFDLLKGTKIYSEVTNVFELVKGIAHVTGGGILRALKRILKDKGWHISIKLPDYMRWVLNYVEIEEAMKTFNMGYGMILVVSKEHLEKVIEHVQGEIIGVVSTNTEIVVE, from the coding sequence ATGAAAGGTATAAATGGTGAAAAGAAATATACGTACTCAGGTTCTGGCGTGGATGTTCTGAGGAACGATGAATTCACTGATTACATCAAAAACGTTGTGAAGGTCCCGGAATGGGCTGTTAAAGAACCAACCGGATACGCGACGATCTTGAATTTCACAAATCCACCGATAGTGTTGACAGCGGACGGAGTTGGTTCTAAGCTGCTACTACACATCGAACACAACCGTTGGGATGATGCAGCCCAAGACCTAATTGCTATGAATTACAACGACATTGTTTGTGTTGGAGGGGTCCCGAAGGCATTTGTTGATTATCTGGGTGTGAATCACATCGATAAACAGCATTACGAATTCATAGAGGCGTTGGTGAAAAAACTTACCGAATACGAAATGGCACTTGTTGCTGGTGAAACTGCGGAAATACCATCCATTTACAGCGATAAAGATTGGGATGTTGCAGGTTTTTGCGTAGGAGTGCTCCAAAGACGGATGCCCATTGAAACGATATCTTACGGCGATATTATCGTAGGATTGTCAGCCAGTGGTTTTCATTCTAACGGATGGTCGCTGATAAGGAAGATACTGAAGGAAGAAAAAATAAGAATTGAAGAGTTGGATTTTGACCTTCTAAAGGGAACCAAGATATACAGCGAAGTTACTAATGTATTTGAATTGGTAAAAGGCATTGCGCATGTTACAGGTGGGGGAATATTGAGAGCGTTAAAAAGAATTTTGAAGGACAAAGGATGGCATATAAGTATCAAATTGCCAGATTACATGCGTTGGGTTTTAAATTACGTTGAAATTGAAGAGGCTATGAAAACGTTCAATATGGGATACGGAATGATTTTGGTTGTCTCAAAAGAGCACTTAGAGAAAGTCATTGAACATGTCCAAGGTGAGATCATAGGCGTTGTTAGTACAAATACCGAAATTGTGGTAGAATAG
- a CDS encoding DNA-directed RNA polymerase subunit omega — protein sequence MSRLVIQYDKLLEKIPYKYAIPIVIAKRAEAINDFAKPFVTTPDGYSVSIAFKELQEGYIRIKNEDILKILLPDVK from the coding sequence GTGAGCAGACTTGTTATACAGTACGACAAGTTGCTTGAGAAAATCCCCTACAAGTACGCAATACCAATAGTTATTGCAAAGAGGGCAGAGGCGATAAACGATTTTGCCAAACCGTTTGTCACGACCCCGGATGGCTATTCTGTCAGCATCGCTTTTAAAGAACTCCAGGAAGGGTACATAAGAATAAAGAACGAAGATATCTTAAAAATACTCTTACCTGATGTGAAATAA
- a CDS encoding phosphoribosylaminoimidazolecarboxamide formyltransferase, giving the protein MEFLSAQNVEKLELKKFDIELRYGENSHEQVYIFGKPQFEVLHEGKQLSYNNILDAEAAWVLARNLTTIGGGAAVIKHQTPCGVAYLKNESEDGKIEAIKLSIQADSESSYGGILATSFPFTLEMAKVLNTYLEVIVAPEFEPQAVEFLSKKKVRLIKPKEYTPYAGKVAFGSLVLSERRFEGEPELLFGTPIDIKDVKFALIVVEAVKSNAIVIVKDGVTVGIGGGQPSRKRSAWIATTLAGNNAKDAIAASDAFFPFTDGLEILINAGVKCVVAPLGSIRDEEVLSFAREKGVTFYKSPIRLFRH; this is encoded by the coding sequence ATGGAGTTTTTGAGTGCGCAAAACGTGGAGAAACTTGAACTGAAAAAGTTTGACATCGAGCTGAGATATGGTGAGAACTCGCACGAGCAAGTTTACATCTTTGGAAAGCCTCAGTTTGAAGTATTGCACGAAGGAAAGCAACTTTCTTACAACAACATACTCGATGCGGAGGCTGCTTGGGTACTCGCAAGGAACTTGACAACCATCGGTGGTGGCGCAGCTGTAATAAAGCACCAAACACCATGTGGAGTAGCGTACTTGAAAAATGAAAGTGAAGACGGAAAGATAGAAGCAATCAAATTGTCAATCCAAGCAGATAGCGAATCGAGTTACGGTGGCATCCTTGCAACGAGCTTTCCGTTCACACTGGAGATGGCAAAAGTGTTAAATACATACCTTGAGGTTATCGTTGCTCCCGAATTTGAGCCACAGGCAGTGGAGTTCTTATCAAAGAAAAAAGTCAGGTTAATAAAGCCTAAAGAATACACACCATACGCAGGAAAAGTTGCATTTGGTAGTTTGGTTTTATCTGAAAGAAGATTCGAAGGTGAGCCCGAGCTGTTATTTGGCACACCTATCGATATTAAAGACGTGAAATTCGCTCTCATCGTTGTCGAAGCGGTAAAGTCAAATGCGATTGTGATCGTAAAAGACGGAGTTACCGTTGGAATTGGTGGCGGGCAGCCGTCAAGGAAGAGGTCTGCGTGGATCGCAACAACATTGGCAGGAAACAATGCGAAAGATGCAATAGCAGCATCGGATGCGTTCTTCCCATTTACCGATGGCTTGGAGATCCTCATAAATGCGGGTGTGAAATGCGTTGTTGCACCACTTGGTTCCATACGAGACGAGGAAGTCCTAAGCTTTGCTCGTGAAAAAGGCGTCACGTTCTACAAATCACCTATAAGACTCTTTAGACACTGA
- the purD gene encoding phosphoribosylamine--glycine ligase gives MEKIRKVLILGNGGREHAIGWAFKNAHFEVYFFPGNAGTKLIGENLNISEQEIFNTAVLNDFDLVIPGSEDFLVKGVADGKENVFGPDSAGARLEGSKCFAKLFMEKYNIPTAKFQIAKNKVQLADALKFFSPPYVIKADGLAQGKGVIIEDDFSTALEKGCKLINGSLIPNVSGPVVIDEFLNGWELSAIAIVSGRKFALLPFTRDYKRAFTGNKGPNTGGMGAYGPVEIDERLKEKIKEIFEKTLYGLEKEGIFYKGFLYIGLMVVENEPYVLEYNVRLGDPETEVIVSMEPKRFVENVLKAFSKKDFEEYVPSKYAVDVVVASEGYPENPRKGQKITIGTTDSIESEGSLIFFAGVKEVNGELFVSGGRVIHSVGTDVELKKAREKAYGNINNIHFEGMFYREDIAL, from the coding sequence ATGGAAAAAATCAGGAAAGTGCTGATTCTTGGAAATGGTGGTAGAGAGCACGCTATTGGCTGGGCTTTTAAAAATGCGCACTTTGAAGTCTACTTTTTCCCTGGCAACGCGGGGACCAAGTTGATCGGTGAGAATTTAAATATCAGTGAGCAGGAAATTTTCAACACTGCTGTTCTGAACGATTTTGACTTGGTTATCCCCGGCTCAGAAGATTTTTTGGTGAAAGGTGTAGCCGACGGGAAAGAGAACGTCTTCGGACCTGACTCAGCTGGTGCACGGCTTGAAGGTTCAAAATGCTTTGCTAAGCTTTTTATGGAAAAATACAACATCCCAACAGCCAAATTCCAAATTGCTAAGAACAAAGTTCAGCTTGCAGATGCTCTCAAATTCTTTTCCCCACCTTACGTGATTAAGGCAGATGGCCTTGCGCAAGGCAAAGGTGTAATTATAGAGGACGACTTTTCAACAGCCTTAGAAAAAGGTTGTAAACTAATAAACGGAAGTTTGATTCCCAATGTCAGTGGTCCAGTTGTCATCGATGAGTTTTTAAATGGCTGGGAACTTTCCGCCATAGCTATCGTAAGTGGGCGAAAATTTGCCTTGCTGCCATTCACCCGAGATTACAAACGTGCATTCACAGGTAACAAGGGTCCAAACACAGGTGGAATGGGCGCGTACGGTCCAGTAGAGATAGATGAACGGCTGAAAGAAAAGATAAAAGAGATATTTGAGAAAACATTGTACGGTCTGGAAAAGGAAGGGATTTTTTACAAGGGATTCCTTTACATAGGGCTGATGGTTGTAGAAAACGAGCCGTACGTTCTTGAATACAATGTCCGACTCGGTGATCCCGAAACAGAGGTCATAGTCTCTATGGAACCAAAGAGATTTGTTGAAAACGTCTTAAAAGCATTTAGCAAGAAAGACTTTGAAGAGTACGTACCTTCAAAGTACGCAGTTGATGTTGTCGTTGCATCTGAAGGTTATCCAGAAAATCCAAGGAAGGGGCAAAAGATAACGATTGGAACGACTGATAGTATCGAAAGCGAAGGAAGTTTAATATTCTTTGCAGGCGTTAAAGAAGTAAACGGCGAGTTATTTGTTTCTGGCGGTAGAGTTATACACTCAGTTGGAACCGATGTAGAACTGAAAAAAGCAAGAGAAAAGGCTTATGGTAACATAAATAATATCCATTTCGAAGGTATGTTCTACAGAGAGGATATAGCTTTGTAA
- a CDS encoding DDE-type integrase/transposase/recombinase, with the protein MQNSVVSCPKCGSTNIYKNGHDKYGNQQYFCKDCKRTFRLVHSKKHKLFSFPYPKCPVCGKTMQIHKIKKAFVKFRCRSCHTRDEIPTNLPQFVPLPFDSFKFFRFPIFIVLKAFVLYFKAVSLRSIRDSLNIKVSHVAIYKWILKLSCFFSILVPVDAFKVHGDETVVLFKSKKYYVWFLVEHDSNLIVAWHVSKYRDMGQVKILLEKFFGNNERTIELITDGLGAYGAVKILYKNINHIVVRLGQNNQCESKFSLFQDFVRAKRGFKNIDNLPMYVNSFCVVRNLLKLNNNDIARVICVLLSSITTS; encoded by the coding sequence ATGCAAAATTCTGTAGTCTCTTGCCCCAAATGCGGCTCTACCAACATCTACAAAAACGGTCATGATAAGTACGGTAACCAACAATACTTTTGCAAAGACTGTAAGCGCACTTTCAGACTTGTTCATTCAAAAAAACACAAGCTCTTCTCTTTCCCTTATCCTAAATGCCCTGTCTGTGGAAAAACTATGCAAATCCACAAAATCAAAAAAGCCTTCGTTAAGTTCCGTTGCCGTTCTTGCCATACCAGAGACGAAATCCCAACTAACTTACCTCAATTTGTCCCTCTTCCTTTCGACTCTTTCAAGTTCTTCCGTTTCCCTATCTTTATTGTCCTTAAAGCCTTCGTCCTTTATTTCAAAGCTGTGTCCTTGCGTTCCATCAGAGACTCACTTAATATCAAAGTCTCTCATGTCGCTATCTACAAGTGGATCCTTAAGTTGTCTTGTTTCTTTTCCATCCTCGTTCCTGTAGATGCTTTCAAAGTCCATGGTGATGAAACTGTCGTTTTGTTTAAATCCAAAAAGTACTACGTTTGGTTCTTAGTTGAGCACGATTCGAATCTTATTGTTGCTTGGCATGTATCCAAATATCGCGATATGGGTCAAGTGAAGATATTGTTAGAGAAGTTCTTTGGTAACAACGAAAGAACAATCGAACTAATTACAGATGGACTTGGTGCATATGGTGCAGTGAAGATACTATACAAGAATATCAATCATATTGTTGTGAGACTTGGGCAAAACAATCAATGTGAATCGAAGTTTTCGTTATTCCAAGACTTTGTACGAGCCAAGCGTGGATTTAAGAATATTGACAATCTTCCAATGTACGTGAACAGCTTTTGTGTAGTGAGAAATCTCTTGAAACTGAACAACAATGATATTGCGCGTGTTATCTGTGTTCTATTGTCTTCCATCACTACAAGTTAA
- the purF gene encoding amidophosphoribosyltransferase gives MCGIAGVWNVDEAYNVIHDVLLTLQHRGQQSAGVVVNGFKSVKGEGLVENVLTPERYLPGNKGIGHVRYSTYGSLDEIQPLTAHTLKGRISVAHNGNIIDADEKRKFIMGSGGIFATTLDTEIIIHYFSIAPYTNPRESLQWAFSRIKAAYSVVVLHDTFLAAARDSFGIRPLFYGKFQSGYIVASEDVALRVIGCEDIVEIEPGTIVFFTDRTPPEVVRFAKRNDRFCSFEFVYFARPDSNFYGVNVHEVRKALGMKLYEEHKLGADVVVPVLDSGFSGALGYSQASGIPIEYGLIRNHYVGRSFIMPKNRQDIVRRKLSALSAVLEGKEVILIDDSIVRGTTMKLIVEMVKEAGVKKVYVGIHSPPVIGPCNYGIDTSRRSELIASENDIKSLQEYIGADRLVYLSVGAYREVFEKCGVHGVCMGCFDLNYPA, from the coding sequence ATGTGTGGCATAGCCGGAGTATGGAACGTTGACGAGGCGTATAACGTCATACACGATGTTTTGCTCACACTCCAGCATAGAGGACAGCAGTCTGCTGGTGTGGTTGTGAACGGTTTTAAGTCGGTAAAAGGTGAAGGTTTGGTTGAAAACGTCCTAACCCCAGAACGCTACCTTCCTGGAAATAAAGGAATCGGTCACGTACGTTATTCCACTTACGGCTCACTCGATGAGATCCAGCCACTAACAGCTCACACACTCAAAGGAAGGATTTCCGTTGCCCACAACGGTAACATCATCGATGCGGACGAGAAAAGAAAGTTCATAATGGGGAGTGGAGGTATATTTGCTACCACACTTGACACGGAGATAATCATCCACTATTTTTCCATAGCACCATATACCAATCCTCGCGAATCTCTCCAGTGGGCATTTTCACGTATAAAAGCAGCCTATTCCGTTGTGGTGCTTCACGACACCTTCCTTGCTGCCGCAAGAGACTCTTTCGGTATTCGACCACTTTTTTACGGTAAGTTCCAAAGTGGATACATTGTAGCATCGGAAGATGTGGCGTTGAGGGTTATAGGTTGCGAAGACATAGTAGAAATCGAGCCCGGAACGATCGTGTTCTTCACTGATAGGACTCCCCCAGAAGTTGTTAGATTCGCAAAGCGAAACGACAGGTTCTGCTCGTTTGAATTCGTTTATTTTGCGCGACCGGATAGCAATTTCTACGGTGTGAACGTCCACGAAGTGAGAAAAGCACTCGGTATGAAATTGTACGAAGAACACAAACTTGGAGCTGATGTGGTTGTCCCTGTACTGGATAGTGGATTTTCTGGTGCACTCGGATACAGTCAGGCGTCAGGAATACCGATAGAGTACGGACTGATAAGGAACCATTACGTTGGCAGAAGCTTCATTATGCCAAAGAACAGACAAGATATCGTCCGAAGAAAATTGTCCGCTCTCTCTGCCGTACTGGAAGGGAAAGAAGTGATACTGATAGACGACTCGATTGTTCGTGGAACGACCATGAAGCTAATAGTTGAGATGGTTAAGGAAGCTGGCGTGAAAAAAGTCTACGTAGGTATCCATTCTCCACCTGTTATTGGTCCTTGTAACTACGGGATAGACACTTCAAGAAGAAGCGAGCTCATAGCGTCCGAAAACGATATTAAAAGTTTGCAAGAATACATCGGTGCAGACAGGTTGGTTTATCTGTCCGTTGGAGCATACCGAGAAGTTTTCGAAAAATGTGGGGTGCATGGTGTATGCATGGGCTGTTTCGATCTGAACTACCCAGCGTAA
- the purN gene encoding phosphoribosylglycinamide formyltransferase, translated as MHGLFRSELPSVSKELPTIVVLASGNGSNFQVLAEKSISGELRANLKALIVDRPCGAVERAKKLGIEVEMLSKPWHEDLERVLDTLKPDLIVLAGFMKIIPERIVNKYFPRIVNIHPSLLPAFPGKDAIKQAFDYGVKVTGITIHFVDAGVDTGPIIFQKAIEIEEGWDLETLESKIHELEHESYWKVVSNLLYKAYKIEGRKVRSC; from the coding sequence ATGCATGGGCTGTTTCGATCTGAACTACCCAGCGTAAGTAAAGAACTACCAACTATCGTTGTTCTTGCTTCCGGAAACGGGAGCAATTTCCAAGTCTTGGCGGAAAAATCGATTTCTGGTGAATTGAGGGCTAATTTGAAAGCGCTTATTGTTGATAGACCGTGCGGCGCAGTTGAGCGGGCTAAGAAATTAGGAATAGAAGTAGAAATGCTTTCTAAACCCTGGCATGAAGACCTCGAGAGAGTTCTCGATACTTTGAAACCAGATTTGATCGTCTTGGCAGGTTTCATGAAAATCATACCGGAGCGCATTGTAAATAAGTACTTTCCAAGGATCGTTAACATCCACCCATCTTTGCTACCAGCGTTTCCTGGAAAAGACGCAATAAAGCAGGCATTTGATTACGGTGTCAAGGTAACAGGAATTACGATACATTTTGTCGATGCGGGTGTCGATACGGGTCCGATAATCTTTCAAAAGGCTATAGAAATAGAGGAAGGTTGGGACTTAGAGACCTTAGAATCGAAAATCCACGAACTTGAGCATGAAAGCTACTGGAAAGTGGTAAGCAATTTGCTCTATAAAGCATACAAGATAGAAGGCAGAAAGGTCAGATCCTGTTAA
- a CDS encoding YicC/YloC family endoribonuclease codes for MPRSMTGYAKVQKILDDYKITCEVKTLNSKGLTIDVSMNYFLNSKELDAMAKIKEYISRGKVSARIWVKFMKPIQVSVDYSLLKTYYDALSDIRENLNIPIPVSLEHLLAFRDAFQFEIGNEEIENAWQCAKAVLEEALAEVVRERKIEGEKLTKDLVEMVEMMQSVVDRINEKAEDIPKVVAQRIKTNTRDLLPDDIELNKELFESAVALIADRADIREELVRLDSHLKRTRELLSKDEPVGDMLNFISQEILREFNTILSKSRFTDITNLALEGKYLVSQFKEQVMNIE; via the coding sequence ATGCCAAGAAGTATGACAGGTTACGCAAAGGTTCAAAAGATACTCGACGATTACAAAATCACCTGTGAAGTGAAGACGTTGAATTCAAAGGGGCTTACAATCGACGTCTCGATGAACTATTTTCTCAACTCGAAAGAACTCGATGCGATGGCGAAGATAAAGGAGTACATATCCAGGGGAAAGGTCAGTGCAAGGATCTGGGTTAAGTTCATGAAGCCCATACAAGTTTCCGTGGATTACTCCCTACTTAAAACCTATTACGACGCCTTATCCGACATCAGAGAGAACTTGAACATCCCAATCCCCGTTAGCTTGGAACACCTGCTTGCGTTTAGAGATGCGTTCCAGTTTGAGATCGGCAACGAAGAAATTGAAAATGCGTGGCAGTGTGCTAAAGCAGTCTTGGAAGAGGCACTTGCAGAAGTAGTGAGGGAGAGAAAAATAGAAGGTGAAAAGCTAACGAAGGATTTGGTAGAAATGGTTGAAATGATGCAATCAGTTGTGGATAGAATTAATGAGAAAGCTGAAGATATTCCGAAAGTTGTTGCACAAAGGATAAAGACGAACACTCGAGATCTGTTACCGGATGATATTGAACTGAACAAAGAGCTTTTCGAGAGTGCGGTTGCACTTATCGCCGACAGGGCGGATATACGCGAAGAACTTGTCAGGCTGGATAGCCATTTGAAAAGGACCCGAGAATTACTTTCAAAAGACGAGCCCGTTGGAGATATGCTGAATTTCATATCGCAAGAAATCTTGAGAGAATTCAACACAATACTCTCAAAGAGCAGGTTTACCGATATAACGAACTTGGCGCTCGAAGGGAAATACCTTGTTTCGCAATTCAAAGAGCAGGTAATGAATATCGAGTAA